AGTCAAATATTGCCCCCAGAAGGAGAAGACAGTTCTGATTGCCAAGTCGTGCTGGAGACAGCACTATAAGCAGCACCCTGGCTGTTTCCATATTTGCTGTCATTATTTATATTCCTTTGGTGGGAGCAGTAGAGAGGTCCACACTCCCACAGCCAAATAGGAGCATTTGGCTGCAAGAAAAAAACTGGCATCCCTCactcatttatttctttggcaCAGTGAGCAGGAATGTCAGTGAGTATTTATCCAGGGATAAGTTATTGGATGAGCAATTACTTGAAACTGAAGGGTAACCTTCAGAGTTGAGGACAGCAGAGAGAGATGTCACTCAGCCACAGGCAAAAAGGTGGAAATCCCTCCCTGTGACAGGGCAGACATAGCACACATCACTGCCTAGGTTAAAATAACTCTCCAGGGCAATCCAGAAAGGAGAGAATGATCTCCTAGGCAGGACAAACCTGCAGTGggggctgaggagcagcattTGGGCTCTTTGCCTGTAGAGATACATGAGTGTTTACAGAGGAGGAAAGGGCTCCCACTTAGCTTGGTCTGCTAAGGGCAGTTTTGTCATCTCATTCGAAAAGTCCAGGAGCAAGCTGAGAGACTTTCCAGAATGACTTAAGTAATCCCACAGTCACTTACTTTGACATCACAATAGATGATCATAGTAAAGAAAACTCTGCTCTTTTGGCTATAACCAAATCTGGTGGGACTATAACCTGTATCTGGGCTCTGTCCGTGTCTGTGTTTTACTGCATGGAAGGAGGTTTTTCATACAAGCTGTGCCAATGGGATAATTGCAGATAATATCATGTTTCTTATGCTTTGCAGTGGGAATTACTGAACGAGAGTCATCCAAGTCCTATAATCACCTGTTGGACGGAAAATCCTTGGTAAGCAAATAGAGCAAGACCAACTACCAATGCATCTTAAAACCTTGTACCTGTCAGCATGTCCCACAGTAACAGCATGTCAGTCTGTTGCAGTACCTGCAGATTTCACAGCCTTTGTTAAAGCTTGAAACATAATTTATGCCAGAGGATCCCttagctgagagcagaggcatAGGACAGAGAGATGCCCCTCAGGGAGCAGGAAGAGTGGTGGGATGGAAACAGGCATGCTCCTCTTCTGGATACTCAGCCACCTGCAACAGCTGGGAGAAACTAGCCTCTTGTCTCTCAGGGAATTTCgcaaattgggaaaaaaataatttctcaagtGGCACAAGCATCAAATAATTTGTACTCTCCAGTTCACCAACCTGACATGATAATCTCAAAAGTCAGAAACTTCAATAAAGAGTTGATGGGAAAATTATTgtacaaaaccccaaaatgtgtTCTCTAATagacagaaaaaatactttggttAAAAATTACTCACCTTTACTAAAAtgctctccctcccttctttgTCTTACAACCCCCCCTAATTTTCATAGTCCttgcatttaataaaaatgaactttttcaaagagaaaaaattattttgaatagtTTCTGGCCAACACCAGACCATGCTATCAAAACTTTATGGCTTCAGAGACTCTTTTGGATGTCTGAAGCATGCTTTCTAGCTGATAGCTGGGCTACATGAGAAAAATGACAGTACGATACTTAAGGATGGCTCAAACTAATGTTATTCAGTGTAATGAATCTAATCAAACCTACCAATAATTAACACAGTTAAATTTCAAAGGATGCTTGCCAAAGTGATTTCAAACGTCTCTAAGTCTTAGGATACTTGAAAAACACATCTAAATGTACCCAGTCTCAGATTAATCCAAGGAGAAATAGCCCTAGAAAGCTTAAGACCAGTTATGGTAGTGACAATaatatgaacatttttttcaggattgCAGGTAAATCAGTAAGTGTTCTTATTGCCTGAAATAATGAGATCACCTCAaaatttttgacttttttttctgtttctgggcAATTCACACTTTAATTTACCATCTTGGAGGATATGCTATTCTCAGAGACCTGTTTATGGGAAAGCGTGGCTCAGTTCTGGTGGGCAATTTAGGATCAAATAAGACAAGGAGGAAGTGGGTGATCAGGCACTTGTGGGGCTGTGGCAGAACTGGAGCATAACCAGGGCACCCCATACCACAGAGCAGCACCCAACAAACAGGGAAACATTTCTGAATGCCCAAGGAGCTGTGATGGCTGAGACATCTGCTTCCCAGGCAGCCGTAGAGGTGGAGACCTGCAAGAGACAGGCTGCTCAGTCTGCACAAAACCTCCCTGCCTCAGGAAGCTAAACATAAAAACTAGGGAATGAGAAGTTCTGCAAGCATCCCTTCTTTGACGGGAGGTGTAACTCTCGCTCATGCAAGGCCTGTGCTGAGCTCAATGAGAACATTCACGTGAGCAACTGGTAGTTGTGTGGGTGAGAGTGGGGCAGTCAAATCCTTAACCTGCTTTCTCTTGTTAAGAGATTTATAGTATTTATTGGTTTTCTTAAAACAGCCTCTTTCCTCAGATGAACCGGTCTCCCTACTCATCAGTGGTATTTCCTAATGATGTGCTTTATCCTCCCACAGATTCCTCCATCTCCAGTTGCCCATATCACAGTGAAAGCTGTGGCTGTCACAGGCTCGCCCACACGCAACCACGCTTCTGTGGAAGAGtaagtcccttcccaccctccagCCATGCCTCTTACCTCTTGTTTCCCAAAGGCAGGGAGAGATTGGTAAAGGATATGCTGATTTTATTATCAGCCATGGCCATTTATACAGCTATCTCAGTGCCCATTACAGCTCTACTTTATCActagaaaaaaatcatcctaATTCAAAATATAAGTATTTTTCCCCTAGGAAGTCTATAATATTTGCCCTAAAATGTAattataaaatgtaattaattttaaaaaattatgtcttTAAATCTGATTAAGGAACAGCTTGACCACAGTACAAAAACACTCATCAGCAGGGAGTTAACCCAGACATGGATCTGGGTGGGATTTGAGATGCCACCATTGTCTCCTGAGGGACAGTAACTAGCTCAATGTCACAGTGTCCTCGCACTCCATACACTCCTCTCAACCAGTGGAGCTCACCAGTCCTGGGCACCGCCACATGGTCCCTGGAACTTTGGTGGAAGGGCCCAGCTCTCTCCTTGGGCAATCCCCCCGGTCCTTGTTGGGTGGCAATTGCTAGAGAGGATGCACTTAGAGTGGTCCCACTTGTAGTCCGTTCCCTTGTGTGCGTGTTCCCTCTGACACTGAGAGAACAAGgccaccaagctgagtggtggcagctgcagcatccaAGCCCCCAGACCCACAGAGCCTCTGCTCATTCCAGACTTACCAGTCCCAGGGATGGGCCAGGCATGGATACACCTTTCTAGCCAGGCAGCTCTTGGTTCTGAGTGCCCGGTCACCATCAGCAGGGAAGAAGGGCCGGGGAGAAGCCCTCTGTACAcatctgtgttttatttgttaGCCACAGGCAGCGCTGGAGGAAGACAACAGAGTATGACCTGGCCCTGCCTCCAGGGGCAGAAGCTTCCCTACCGCTGACAGGAGGCAACCTGTGCGGGACACCCAGCCTCCTGAGGAAGATGTGGATGAAGCACAAGAAGAAGTCAGAGTACCTGGGGGCAACAAACAGTGCCTTTGAGGCGGACTGATAAGGCTCAGCATCACTTGGAAAGGCAGAAGGTCCTTCAGCAGGACAAGGTATTTTTAGGATCCATGAGGGAACAGATGCAGCACAGCTCATCCAGGAAAATTATATCCTCTTCTTACTTGATGCCATTGCCTCAGAACAGTGGGAGAAAGGCTAACTAAGGTAAAAATGGTGAACATGATGCAGCTCAATGGCCTTTCCTTGTTGCATTACACTAAAATCCCAACTATCCCACTAGATTTACATCTTGACACAATGATGCTGAGACTACTGCTGACCCATTCACCATTTTCTATGTCCTGTCTGAATGAGCTCAGACTTGCACAAGAAAAGCCTGCCAAGAGGTTTGTGTATTCCTGCAAGGCAACAGGTTGATTACAGAGTGCCATTAAATCCCAGGGATCTACCACTGCTTGTCGTCTTTCCCCTCTCATATCATGAGATAAAAACCACACCTTGTGATATGCTTGGCTGAATGACACATGATAaacatcttttttccttcagttttgaTGTTTCAAGTCAGGAGTAAAAGATGCAAAAATTCTAAAACAGTGGGCCAGAACTGAGCAAGTTTGCAAGCATATGTACCAAGTTTTGCTATATGGCAAGTGATTTGTGTTTTAAGGTGTCCTGTCAGATCAAACTATGAGCAACAGGATAACCTCAAGGGATACTTTCTGCTGTAGAACCTGCTTTTAAGTGAAATGCTAGTCAGCAATTTACCCTTTACCCACGTGGCAGAGAATATCACATTAAGTGCACAAAATactgggaggaaggaaaatttgTAAATGGTGCAACTAGGTGACTATGTGTGAGATATTTGCATGTAAGAGACCTGTGCTTATGAATAGATGGATTTAATGgaacttgctttaaaaaaatttctcctttttttttttttttccccaatttagAAATTCCCGGTCAAGTCCCCTTCAGCTTTTCTCCCAAAAAAGAACAGGACAGTTTTACAAAAAAAGCTTTCACCACTGTTATGGACAATGTTATATTAGTCATGAGCAGTGCTTGCCTTCTGTAAGTGCTCTCctagttattaaaaaa
This window of the Corvus hawaiiensis isolate bCorHaw1 chromosome 26, bCorHaw1.pri.cur, whole genome shotgun sequence genome carries:
- the VXN gene encoding vexin isoform X2 gives rise to the protein MHQIYSCSDENLEVFTTVISSKSCSPARRRGKATQHILTKSVVAISERQPQQGELLQVLYEARGEEEARGVGCLQGAAQHVGITERESSKSYNHLLDGKSLIPPSPVAHITVKAVAVTGSPTRNHASVEDHRQRWRKTTEYDLALPPGAEASLPLTGGNLCGTPSLLRKMWMKHKKKSEYLGATNSAFEAD
- the VXN gene encoding vexin isoform X1, with protein sequence MHQIYSCSDENLEVFTTVISSKSCSPARRRGKATQHILTKSVVAISERQPQQGELLQVLYEARGEEEARGVGCLQGGQRGACPAKGAAQHVGITERESSKSYNHLLDGKSLIPPSPVAHITVKAVAVTGSPTRNHASVEDHRQRWRKTTEYDLALPPGAEASLPLTGGNLCGTPSLLRKMWMKHKKKSEYLGATNSAFEAD